The Anas acuta chromosome 9, bAnaAcu1.1, whole genome shotgun sequence sequence TGCCCTCTTAGTTAAAAGTAGTACTAAGTATACACTGACACCTGTAGAAAATTCTTTTTGATGCAAACAGAAATTAACTTGACTGTTTTCAAAGAAGACATTAACTGCTAGATTCCAAATTTGAGCACTAATGGTAACcagcttcattttgtttaaacaaatggCATGTCTAATTTTTCCTTCGAAAAATGCCATTGCCAGTAGCACAATGACCCTGCCAGCAATGCTGTTGGCAGCATATCATTCAGGTTTACTTTGCCTGATGGTAAAACATTCACTGCAATATTCTGCAAGATAAACTTCAGAAGGTCTTGCACAGATTCTTTGAAAATACTGCCTCCAGGCTGCTTACGGGTGAAGTCTATTATTTCAGATTAATCTGTCACTGCTGCCCTGAATTTGCACTATACTTTTGGAATGCTGCCATGCCTGGGGTCCTGCTGACCAAAGCTAAGAAACAGGAATTCAGACccaaattttcttctgtctcaaGACTCCAAAGGGGTGAGCACTCCTTGGGAGAAAGAAGCATGAGGGCCAGAAAGCAGTGGCTCAACTGTGCAGGAACTTCCCTCCAGTGCTTGGAATGGCCATCAGGAAAGTACTGCTAGCCCAGACCTAGAACTAATTCTCCACATAGGGTGAAGAGTTTCATTTGTTACAGGGATCTCACTAAGTCTCCACAGCCTTGTTGATGCACATTTGCCTGGCTCAGCTAAATAATCTAAAATAGAGTGAAACAGTTCTCACTCTGACAGGGTCTGATGAATGGAAGAAATAGGTTATAACCTGGCAGTTTTATATCTATATTCTTACGTCACCATTGTGTTTTCCTTTAGGACTAGGAATGAAGTTTCAGTATGGGCATGGAAAGAAGCATTGACACCTGCTgggtatttttaataaaaatctttatttgtgAAATACAGGAGAAGCTTGGAAAAAAACTCAGTTTTATTATATCTCAATTCTTTGACAGTTcttgctttaaacaaaaaaaaaaaaaaaaaaaaaaaagtacatgtttCAGTCCTTGGTCACTCACATTTTactgttgctttatttttgttccagCTGAGAATTCATTCATTTCCAGGCCAGACTAGATTCAGTTTGGTTTTTCCAACATCAGAATAACAGTGCAACTATATTGGGAAAGTGGCATGAAGTACAGAGCTGttgtgtcaggaaaaaaaaaaaaaaaaaaaggaaaaagaaagcatatttaTTGACCCAAGGTCAGGCAGTTGCCTGTACTACTATGAAATGAGCCAAAGCTGTCCAGCTTTGACTCCATACGTATGCCTACATGCATATGACTCCAACGACAAAGGCTGATCCCAAGTCACTTAAATTGATGGTGACAACATAGTTGGAAAACAAGCAATGTGCATTTTAGTATGCAAGTAATATAAAAAACAGAACGAAACAGAATACTCAATACATGATGCATATGCACTGACATCAACCCATTTTCAGGTTTTCTAGCAAGCAAACGTCTGtggggaaacaaaaagaaagaaacacatatTAAGGGGAAGAATGTTAATGCTAATATAATATCTAAGTGTAGGAGACCAAATTAACCTGACCACATTTAGACAGTTACAGCACAACTCTTCTGTACTTCAATTACAGCATAGAAGACAGGAGGTAGAGGACAGCAACAGCTTTCAAAGTGCCACAATATTCAGCTATATCAattcaaaatgtgaaatattcttAGCCATAATATGTGTGTGAAATAAACCGTACCAATTTCATACTTTAAGGCATTGCAATTCCAACAATAACTCTGTGgtactaattttaaaaacagactcAAAGAGTATAACAAGACTAAAGAAATTTGGAGGATTTCCCCTTCCTCACTCACAAAAAGCaacaccaaacaaaaacaaaccttcaAAAATTCCTTCAGATCTCTCTGCCAGTTTTGTTACCTATATACaatttaattctttctcttATCCTGCTTTTACTAAACAAGGTTTTTGCtgcagattattattattttatttttacacatatGGCACCCATAAGCTTAGTAGTTCACCAGCTACTGTAGGCAAAATGTGAGGCTGAAGTTACACATTTTGACCAGGCAGCCTGCCACAATACCGCACCACACTATGCAACAATACTTTAGGCTATGGCAAAGACTACCACCAGCAGGAGATATGTATTTTGATTGTAACACCTACATTGTGCTGATGACTGCATGTGCCACAGTGGGAGAAAAGACCTCCCAGTTCATGTGCAGACTAAATTCACTGCAGACAGCTGAGCAAACAGCTAATATATGTATAGCAAATACTATATGAAAAAGCAGAATGCAATAGGGccatataaataataataattaaaaaaaaaaaaaaagttttatactTAGCTGTTACTTAAGAATGCCTGAAAAATAGCTGCTAAGCTTCTACAGAAGCATCAGTAACAACAGTGTTTCATATGAGCTTTCTGGGAAGTATGGTAATAACTAGCTGAATAAATGGCTTACCTCCTCATGACTGCAGCACAGCCTACATACTCCTCCAAGAATGCCATTGATTATCTGTATGAAGCACAGGATGAACTCTATTCCTCCCAGGAcaagaagaatggaaaagagaGTGACATTCCACTGAACGATGTTTTGAGGTTCTTGACATTTAGACCATTTGTTGTACTCAAACAGGTATCTGTACACATCAAATGCAAGTATAATAAAATTGTGTCAGAGTGGGATGCTTACCACACACTAGAACCAAATTATATCTGGCTTGTAATTGCATCAAGGATTATCATTCTAAGTAGGAATAGAAAATATAGTGGTTTACTACACTGAAATCCTGCTCTGTTTAAGAACATGTTCAACTATAAGACTTAACAAAATTTGTGTGGTTcaatttattcaaaaaaaatctaggCTAGAAAGGCAGAACTTTCTATTATTGATCAAAGCAAGAGACAAGCTCAAGACAGTTGAAAGagcaaaattatttctcaaaacAAACTCAGAACTTTCCATGGAGCTGGGTATGTGGCTACTGAATATTGCTGGAAGGTTATAGAATAAAACCCATTGTACATGCAGAAAGAAGTAATATACTCATGAATACATATGAAGACAACTTACCCTCCAGAAGATTCAGTGAAAGGATAGATCCAGTTTCTTTCTACACGAGTATAACAATACGGTCCGTGAGACAAGCCCAGTGCTGAAATGATTATACAGTATCCAGAACCAAGGATCCCAACAAAGGCTGCCAGAACTGAGGAGATCATCTGCACAGCAAACACAGATATGAGTTTTCAGCACAGCCATGAACTTCTCCTGAGGACTATCAGGGACCGGGACATAAAAGATCACTTACTGCACAGCTTTTCCCACAGTTCTCATGGCCAAAGCACCCACAGCAGTCATCATTGTGAAGCCCAATGAATACTGCAGCTGGAATGAGTACCTGGgtatggggaaaacaaaaccacactgttctttgttctgttttgttataCAGACAAGGCAGATAAAACACACTGCTCACATTGCATTCATTTACAAAACTTATCGGTGTTGTGTATAGGTTATTCAGTTTTACTTCCCACACAGTAGGCTTTTCACTATTGATAGCAGTATAACCAGCAACAGCATAGgtatatttctatttctacatTGTGTATACATAGCACTTAAGTGCCTAAAAAGACTGTTGATAAAGACCATGCTGTGGTATTGTGGTATTACTGCAATTTGAGATGCTTCAACCTTAAAaggtgtggtgttttttttggtcctaccccagccctccccccccccccccccaaaggcTGTATCctgcaaataaaatactttgggaaaacaaaacaaaacacacacacacacacaccaaaaaccaaaaagcaccacca is a genomic window containing:
- the TM4SF1 gene encoding transmembrane 4 L6 family member 1 produces the protein MCFGRCTRCIGCKLLILALLSIVANILLYFPNGETRFASEHHLSKYVECLHGILGGGLLVLIPAAVFIGLHNDDCCGCFGHENCGKSCAMISSVLAAFVGILGSGYCIIISALGLSHGPYCYTRVERNWIYPFTESSGGYLFEYNKWSKCQEPQNIVQWNVTLFSILLVLGGIEFILCFIQIINGILGGVCRLCCSHEETFAC